Within Gilvibacter sp. SZ-19, the genomic segment CTACCCTTAGAGCCTATTTACAAAGAGGCCGACGAACTCAAGGTGATCGTCTATAACAAACACGATCTGCAGTTTGCAGAAGAGCAAGCTGCCAAGGTAGGGGAGCAGTGTATCTTGTACTTACAACCCGAATGGAGTGTACGCGACAAGGTCATGCCACTCATAGTGGATTATGTGATGGCCAACCCCAAGTGGAAGGTATCGCTACAGACCCATAAATATTTGAATATCCCTTAAGATCAAAGCATAAAAAAACACCGCTCTCGGCGGTGTTTTGTTTTTTTAAGGAAAGGTGAACTTAGGCCTTTTTAAAAGGTACAGTCACGCGAACTTTGTCCCACCCCATGTGTAGGTCAACACCTCCGTCACCTTCTGTAAAGAGCATGCTAAACGCCTCTACAGAGTCGTCCGCCATGCTAGCAGGAACTTTTGCACGAGCCACATCATTAGCTTCTTTGTAGAAATAAGCCCCCCAAGCGTTGAGGTCGCTGTTAATGATAACGGTCCATTCATTATCACCAGGAATGGTAAATAGCGAATAGGTCCCGGCAGGGATCTTCTTGCCGTCTAGAGTCATATCTACGTAGAAAGTGATCTCTGCGCATTCGTTGGCTCCAGTTCTCCAAACTTCTCCATTAGGAGCCAATTTGGCTAGGCTGCGCCCTTTTAGCTGCGGACGGCTGTATTGTACTTTGACCAATTTGTTTGCTTCGCGGTAGTTGTCCGGATAAGAAGCCACATCCATAGGTGACTTGTACAGACCTTTAAAGTCTTGTGCATTTAGGTTGCCGGCAGCCAGAATTACAAGGCTGAAAGCAAGACCTTTAAGGATAGATTTTAATTTCATCTTTTTTGGTTTTATGTTAATATTTTGGATCGCTTAACAATGTGTT encodes:
- a CDS encoding DUF2911 domain-containing protein, whose protein sequence is MKLKSILKGLAFSLVILAAGNLNAQDFKGLYKSPMDVASYPDNYREANKLVKVQYSRPQLKGRSLAKLAPNGEVWRTGANECAEITFYVDMTLDGKKIPAGTYSLFTIPGDNEWTVIINSDLNAWGAYFYKEANDVARAKVPASMADDSVEAFSMLFTEGDGGVDLHMGWDKVRVTVPFKKA